CGAAGAAGACGGACATCTCCGTCAATTTATACAGACTTTTAACCACCACCCCTGCCCATGCTCCCTATCGAATTTTGGAAAGTAACAGCTAAGCAGAAAAAGGAATAGTGAAAAAGAATTGGGTTTCTGGAAAACAGGCAAAACAAAAGAGGGGCTTCAGCTGGTCCTCAAATATCTGTAGACAATGTGATGGGTTTAGAATACTCTAGAATCCTGGATCCTTCCTACCCGAGTGTGGTCTGAGAACCAGCAGTGTCGGCATCACTACTGACATTTCTActgcttgttagaaatgcaggttcCCAGGCCCTAGTCCAGCCCTGccaaatcagaatctgcattttaacaagagcACCAGGTGACAATATGGAAGTGATAAATATACATGGAATCTTGAAAGCTGGTCTATCTTTATGATTAGATAGCTTGAACTATATATGTCAGAAGTTATAGAAATGAGTCaatagtcaataataaaaataacaatgaagcCTAAAAATGCTCCAGCTCCAGGCCTCAATTAATGTCTgtataccaaattttaaaatgacaagcCTTGATATCAAGTCAGAACGGTATGCTGttcatacaattttaaaaataagaagtcaGTACAAACTATAGTGGGGGCTAAACCTCCCTACAAGAGAAAGTTCCCTcagcaatgaagaaaagattaTCTGTTCTATCTCCCTCACAGGGTTAAATCTGATAGTCTATGGGAAAGAAAGCCCCTTAACGTGAAAAAACTCTATGCATGGGTAAGATTATTCTCCTGGAATCAACTCACTTTAAGACCGTACTATTGGCATCACAGAATTGAGGGGAGCAGAGCAATCTCCCATGGGAAGTATAAATTAacagtgtgtgagagagacagaaattagagagagaaattagagagagagagagcgaaatTAGCCTGTTAGCCTCACTGGAGTTAAGAGCCCCAGCAGTTGGCCCACAACTCATAAGTATAAGCAAAAGATAATAACCCAGTAAGGGGAAAACCCACAATGGGTTTTGTGCTAAGAAAACAGCAAATGCACCTCTCAATGAGTTCTACTCACTAAGGAGTCAATGCATGACACTCACCCAGCAAGGCAGCCACTATGCCCACCAGCCCCGTGCCAGCACCCAGCTCCACGGCAGAGCGGCCCCTGAGCTCCACAGCTCCCATCTCCAGATACGTGGAAAGAACGATGGCCTGAGTGAAAACACAGTGTGAGGACGATTAAGGTCAACATGTGCTTGAGTAGCTGCAGGGTTTCAGGTCAGCTACACACACACCTCTCCCACTTCGAGGTTCAATTCCCAATTTAACACACACAGGAACTTAGCTGGTGAAGCAAGGTAACCTCCCCCTTAGAGCAAGCACAGGGTCCCACAGCAATGCCCAGAGACGATGCCCACACTAAATGGGGTCCTGCTGGATCTggaagcttaatttttttttttttttttttttttttttttttttttttttttttttttgagatgagagtctcagtccgtctgtcacccaggctggagtgcagtggcacaatttcggctcactgcaacctccgcctcccaagctcaagtgattctcccacctcggcgccccccagtaactgggaccacagtcatgtaccaccacactcagctattttttgtagtttttttggtagagatggggtttcgccatattggccaggctggtcttgaactcctgagctcaagtgatctacctgcctcagcttcccaaagtgctaggattacaggcgtgagctaccacacccagcctggaaaaCTTAACTTTTTACTGTATCACGGCACTTTTACACTTGAAGTTTACACAACTATTCTGCAAGAACTGACGTGAACAATTTCTATGATTTTGTTTAAGGGAACGCCCAGTTCCTAAACCAAACTCAAGTCAGCAAAGCCACAACTTCACCCATAGGGAAAAAGCAACACATTGCCCAAGGCTCTCTGAGCTGTGTCACTGACGGTCATCGCCCCACAGGGGCCCTCACCATACATTTTGGGCATCAGAAGGTAAGTTCTGGCCAAAGTTTTAGATACTTGATGTGTGGTTTAGCATTTGCTTATGACCCTACAGAAAGAAGTATATAAAGTTAACATAActtttactataatttatttctcacagccaCATATTGTGAGTATAACTGGCAATTCCTCATGGCATTTAGGAGACTtcccatcattattattatttttttttttttttgagatgtacgctcactctgtcacccaggctgtagtgcagtggtgcaatcccagctccctgcaacctccgcttcccagattcaagcgattctcctgcctcagccttccgagtagctaggactacaggtgtcagccaccacagctaatttttgcattttcagtagagatggggtttcaccatgttggctaggctggtttcgaactcctgacttcaagtgatccacctacctcatcctcccaaagtgctgggattacaggtgcaaaccaccacaccaggcctgtaTCTTTATTATTACCAGagtaattttcatgtaattaccTGGACTGGATTCCTAGAAGTGGTATTACTACGATATTGAGATTTTTATTCCTACGTGTTTAACATCCCTAACAATGTTAAAACTGTCAAACTATATTTATGCCAATCATGCATTCAACATTGAGTTCCCACTGAGTCCTAGGTTTGGGCTAGATGCTAGGGGCACAAGTCAGAACAGTGCTGCGAGAGGAAGAAGTGAAAAAGCAGttacaattttttaatgattataacTATGGAAAACTTAAAACACATAATCTTCATTTTGGGCTCTGCCACTTTACAATACTCTGTGAATAAAGAGACTAACtcggccgggggcagtggctcatgcctgtaatcccaatactttgggaggctgaggcgggcagatcacttgaggtcaggagttccagaccagcctggccaacatgtcgaaaccccatctctaccaaaaaatacaaaaattagccaggtgtggtgacgcgtacctgtagccccagctactccagaggctgaggtgtgagaatcacttgaccccaggaaggggaggctgctgtgagccgggattgcgccactacactccaacctgggcaacacagagagattacgtctcaaaaaaaaaaaaaagagagagagagagagagataattcgTGTCCAAAGCAGCTGGGAGCTTTCCTTCCGATCCTCTCTTACCCAGTGGGTAATTACTGGCAAGTCATTAACTTTCCTCAGCTTTCATTTACTCACCTTAAAAATGTAATCTATGTGGGGGGACAAGAGGAGTGACGTAAGGGATACCGGTTTGGAATGGCAGTCATAGTAAAACCGTTTTAAAATTGAAGCAGTGATAGTTGCACTACTCTGGGAAtatgctaaatttttaaaaccgCACtaaattgtgcactttaaataggtgaagctggccgggcgcggtggctcacgcctgtaatcccagcactttgggaggccgaggcgggcggatcacgaggtcaaaagatcgagaccatc
This region of Theropithecus gelada isolate Dixy chromosome 12, Tgel_1.0, whole genome shotgun sequence genomic DNA includes:
- the METTL21A gene encoding protein N-lysine methyltransferase METTL21A isoform X4, with amino-acid sequence MALVPYEETTELGLQKFHKPLATFSFANYTIQIRQDWRHLGVAAVVWDAAIVLSTYLEMGAVELRGRSAVELGAGTGLVGIVAALLAVTFQNSIGSMGRGGG